A genomic segment from Sphingopyxis sp. DBS4 encodes:
- a CDS encoding PQQ-binding-like beta-propeller repeat protein has product MRKRYFVMGAALLALPLAGCGAFKGNGGPKTPTVGQRVSILSNDNSIKVDPAIEAVAVVLPEPAVNANWAQSGGNASKSMGHPALAAARTKLWEAHIAGSTKKQRLASSPVIADNRLFVVDTDAVVTAYAADTGAKLWSASIGSTAKDYRDSLFGGGAGVDGDVVYATSGSGDVAALNVADGNVLWKAKPAGPLRGAPTIAFGGVYVISQDNQIFALNQANGAVQWQATASLEPGSVFGAASPAAGQGTIVAGFSSGEVQAYRYENGRDLWEDALARTSMALSVSTLSDVDADPVIDRGRVFALGQGGRMASYELLTGQRTWEISIAGISTPYVVGEWVYAMTDDAKLLCVARGSGKVRWLQQLARFRVETEKKKKDPIRWTGPILAGGRLIAVNSEGQLVEFSPTDGSTLATTEFKTSLSQAPVVANNVLYILADDGTITAWR; this is encoded by the coding sequence ATGCGGAAACGCTATTTTGTGATGGGCGCGGCGCTGCTCGCCTTGCCGCTTGCCGGCTGCGGTGCATTCAAGGGCAACGGCGGACCAAAGACGCCGACGGTCGGCCAGCGCGTGTCGATTCTGTCGAACGACAACAGCATCAAGGTCGATCCGGCGATCGAGGCGGTCGCGGTCGTGCTGCCCGAACCGGCGGTCAACGCGAATTGGGCGCAGTCGGGCGGCAATGCGTCGAAATCGATGGGCCACCCCGCGCTCGCCGCCGCGCGCACCAAATTGTGGGAAGCGCATATCGCGGGCAGCACCAAGAAGCAGCGGCTCGCTTCCTCGCCGGTAATTGCCGACAACCGTTTGTTCGTCGTCGATACCGACGCGGTCGTCACCGCCTATGCGGCCGATACGGGCGCCAAGCTGTGGAGCGCGTCGATCGGCAGCACGGCGAAGGATTATCGCGATTCGCTGTTCGGCGGCGGTGCGGGGGTCGACGGCGATGTCGTCTATGCGACCAGTGGATCGGGCGATGTCGCGGCGCTCAACGTCGCCGACGGCAACGTGCTCTGGAAAGCGAAGCCCGCGGGGCCGCTGCGCGGCGCACCGACGATCGCCTTCGGCGGCGTCTATGTGATCAGCCAGGACAATCAGATTTTCGCGCTGAATCAGGCCAATGGCGCGGTTCAGTGGCAGGCGACCGCGTCGCTCGAACCGGGCAGCGTCTTCGGCGCCGCTTCGCCGGCGGCGGGACAGGGCACGATCGTCGCGGGCTTTTCGTCCGGGGAGGTTCAGGCCTATCGTTACGAGAATGGCCGTGACCTCTGGGAAGATGCGCTTGCGCGCACCTCGATGGCGCTGTCGGTCTCGACGCTGTCCGATGTCGACGCCGATCCGGTGATCGACCGCGGCCGCGTCTTCGCGCTCGGCCAGGGCGGCCGCATGGCGAGCTACGAGCTCCTCACCGGCCAGCGCACTTGGGAAATCTCGATCGCGGGCATCTCGACGCCCTATGTGGTCGGCGAGTGGGTCTATGCGATGACCGACGACGCCAAGCTGCTCTGCGTCGCGCGCGGCAGCGGAAAGGTGCGCTGGCTCCAGCAACTCGCGCGCTTCCGGGTCGAGACCGAAAAGAAGAAGAAGGATCCGATCCGCTGGACCGGGCCGATCCTGGCGGGCGGGCGGTTGATCGCGGTGAACAGCGAAGGCCAGCTCGTCGAATTTTCGCCGACCGACGGCTCGACCCTCGCGACGACGGAGTTCAAGACGTCGCTGTCGCAGGCGCCGGTGGTCGCGAACAATGTCTTGTATATTCTGGCAGACGACGGAACCATCACGGCCTGGCGCTGA
- a CDS encoding tetratricopeptide repeat protein has product MALSPTNSNDAFLQEVDEAVRKDQFDTIMQRYGRWILGGAVAALLAFGGYLYWGHRQEIARGEKAEALIAAFDKVNAGQPTAATAELKALEGEGNPAYRAAALIEQSNLKAKSGDLKAAAALIAKVAADTKLDQSLRDMALIRQTALEYDTLKPEAIIARLKPIVDAKDPASSWFASAAELSAAAYYQQGKYDQAGQLYGRIAKLPDVAKTLQSRSVQMAGMLGVDAVADRAAESLKAEVEGARAAASAANAAPAAGDQKGTPGAAAAAKNEEAK; this is encoded by the coding sequence TTGGCGCTGAGCCCGACGAACAGCAACGACGCGTTTTTGCAGGAAGTCGATGAGGCCGTCCGCAAGGATCAGTTCGACACTATCATGCAGCGCTATGGACGCTGGATTCTCGGCGGGGCGGTCGCCGCGCTGCTCGCGTTCGGCGGCTATCTCTATTGGGGGCACCGGCAGGAAATCGCGCGCGGCGAAAAGGCCGAGGCGCTGATCGCCGCGTTCGACAAGGTCAATGCAGGGCAGCCGACCGCTGCGACCGCCGAACTCAAGGCGCTCGAAGGCGAAGGCAATCCCGCCTATCGCGCCGCGGCGCTGATCGAGCAGTCGAACCTGAAGGCGAAGAGCGGCGACCTCAAGGCGGCGGCCGCGCTGATCGCCAAGGTCGCGGCCGACACCAAGCTCGACCAGTCGCTGCGCGACATGGCGCTGATTCGCCAGACCGCGCTCGAATATGACACGCTGAAGCCCGAGGCGATCATCGCGCGGCTGAAACCGATCGTCGATGCCAAGGATCCGGCGTCGAGCTGGTTCGCGAGCGCTGCCGAGCTCAGCGCCGCGGCTTATTATCAACAGGGAAAATATGATCAGGCCGGCCAGCTATATGGCCGGATTGCGAAGCTGCCCGATGTCGCCAAGACGCTGCAATCGCGCAGCGTCCAGATGGCGGGAATGCTGGGCGTCGATGCCGTCGCCGACCGTGCAGCGGAAAGCCTGAAGGCGGAAGTGGAGGGCGCGCGCGCCGCCGCAAGCGCAGCCAATGCGGCTCCGGCCGCCGGGGACCAGAAAGGCACGCCGGGCGCAGCGGCGGCCGCGAAAAATGAGGAAGCCAAGTAA
- the panB gene encoding 3-methyl-2-oxobutanoate hydroxymethyltransferase, with protein sequence MSTLPKTLTLDTSTSRANPTPQPMKRLTVPRIRQRKGGEPIVMLTAYTVRMAQLLDPHCDMLLVGDSLAQVIYGLPHTVGVTMDMMALHGAAVVRGSYHAAVIVDMPFGSYEGSPEQAFNNAARLLKETGAAAVKVEGGKVLAPTIEFLTQRGIPVMGHVGLTPQAVNILGGYGVRGKSDAEARSIVEDAVAVAQAGAFSIVIEGVLESIAIEITNKVDCPTIGIGASAQCDGQVLVTDDMLGMFERVPKFVKRYQDMAGVVSGAVQDYAEEVRARSFPTADQIYAG encoded by the coding sequence ATGTCCACGCTCCCCAAAACCCTCACCCTCGACACTTCCACCAGCCGCGCCAACCCGACGCCGCAGCCGATGAAACGCCTGACGGTGCCGCGCATCCGCCAGCGCAAGGGCGGCGAGCCGATCGTGATGCTGACGGCCTACACCGTCCGCATGGCCCAGCTTCTCGATCCGCACTGCGACATGCTGCTCGTCGGCGATTCGCTCGCGCAGGTGATCTATGGCTTGCCCCACACCGTCGGGGTGACGATGGACATGATGGCGCTCCACGGTGCCGCGGTGGTGCGCGGCAGCTATCATGCTGCGGTCATCGTCGACATGCCCTTCGGCAGTTATGAGGGCAGCCCCGAACAGGCGTTCAACAACGCCGCGCGCCTGCTCAAGGAAACCGGCGCCGCAGCGGTGAAGGTCGAGGGTGGCAAGGTGCTCGCCCCGACGATCGAATTTCTCACCCAGCGCGGCATTCCGGTGATGGGCCACGTCGGGCTGACGCCGCAGGCGGTGAACATCCTCGGCGGTTACGGCGTGCGCGGCAAGAGCGACGCGGAAGCGCGCTCGATCGTCGAGGATGCGGTCGCGGTCGCGCAGGCGGGCGCCTTTTCCATCGTGATCGAAGGCGTGCTCGAATCGATCGCGATCGAGATCACCAACAAGGTCGATTGCCCGACGATCGGCATCGGTGCGTCGGCGCAGTGCGACGGCCAGGTGCTGGTGACCGACGACATGCTCGGCATGTTCGAACGCGTGCCCAAATTCGTCAAGCGCTACCAGGACATGGCGGGCGTCGTCAGCGGTGCGGTTCAGGATTATGCCGAAGAAGTCAGGGCGCGTTCATTTCCGACAGCCGATCAGATCTACGCAGGGTGA
- a CDS encoding DUF2178 domain-containing protein, with amino-acid sequence MTYTEKKAWLTLVAMLLAYGLYFGLILAGHPAGRERFAMLWLFGAIAATQAVAVIIGHVWLAIAARKLPRARVDERDRAIAARGTRVGYYVLLTGTIIVGVVMPFTDPPMHIVNSALFAIVVAETVGLLVVVTSYRRGWHG; translated from the coding sequence ATGACCTATACCGAGAAGAAGGCCTGGCTGACGTTGGTCGCGATGCTGCTGGCCTATGGCCTCTATTTCGGACTGATCCTTGCCGGCCATCCCGCGGGACGCGAGCGCTTCGCGATGCTGTGGCTGTTCGGGGCGATCGCCGCGACGCAGGCCGTGGCCGTGATCATCGGCCATGTCTGGCTGGCGATCGCGGCGCGCAAGCTGCCCCGCGCACGCGTCGACGAGCGCGACCGCGCGATTGCCGCGCGCGGCACGCGGGTCGGCTATTACGTCCTTTTGACCGGCACGATCATCGTCGGGGTCGTCATGCCCTTCACCGATCCGCCGATGCACATCGTCAACAGCGCGCTGTTCGCGATCGTGGTCGCCGAAACGGTCGGATTGCTGGTGGTGGTGACGAGCTATCGGAGGGGCTGGCATGGCTAA
- a CDS encoding helix-turn-helix transcriptional regulator, whose protein sequence is MAKPPFSNDIRTLRFLAGEMTQGELGERVGVTRQTIAAIEQGKYSPSLEVAFRIAHVFDKPLEAVFRWEGD, encoded by the coding sequence ATGGCTAAGCCTCCCTTCAGCAACGACATCCGCACCCTGCGCTTCCTGGCGGGCGAGATGACCCAGGGCGAACTTGGCGAGCGCGTGGGGGTGACGCGGCAGACGATCGCGGCGATCGAACAGGGCAAATATTCGCCGTCGCTCGAAGTCGCCTTCCGCATCGCGCACGTCTTCGACAAGCCGCTCGAGGCCGTGTTTCGGTGGGAGGGGGATTGA
- a CDS encoding aldo/keto reductase produces MTERALGKSGLSIRPFVLGGNVFGMTADRAASFAILDRFVERGGGMIDTADVYSAWVPGHKGGESETMMGQWLKASGARDTVLVATKVGMMPGGLKPDRVREAVQGSLDRLGVDTIDLYFAHKDDPDVPLGEVLGAFGELVDAGTVRAIGASNYSAERLGEALRTADELGLPRFTVMQPELNLLDRAQYEGSLQTLCIDEELGVITYFSLASGYLSGKYRGADDLGKSPRGARAKAYLEGKGPAMLAAMDRIAGETGATLSQIALAWVAAQPGVTAPIASATSVGQLDEILESETLVLTSEQIAALNDAGLG; encoded by the coding sequence ATGACCGAACGCGCGCTCGGCAAAAGCGGCCTGTCGATCCGGCCTTTCGTGCTCGGCGGCAATGTTTTCGGCATGACCGCCGACCGCGCCGCGAGTTTCGCGATCCTCGACCGCTTCGTCGAACGCGGCGGCGGGATGATCGACACCGCAGACGTCTATTCGGCGTGGGTGCCCGGGCACAAGGGCGGCGAGTCCGAAACCATGATGGGCCAGTGGCTGAAGGCGAGCGGCGCGCGCGACACGGTGCTGGTCGCGACCAAGGTCGGGATGATGCCCGGCGGCCTGAAGCCCGACCGCGTCCGCGAGGCGGTGCAAGGGTCGCTCGACCGGCTCGGTGTCGACACGATCGACCTTTATTTCGCGCACAAGGATGATCCCGACGTGCCGCTGGGCGAGGTGCTCGGCGCGTTCGGTGAGTTGGTCGACGCGGGGACGGTGCGTGCGATCGGCGCCTCCAATTACAGCGCCGAACGGCTCGGCGAAGCGCTGCGCACCGCCGACGAACTGGGCCTGCCGCGTTTCACCGTCATGCAGCCCGAGCTCAACCTGCTCGATCGCGCGCAATATGAAGGCTCGCTCCAGACCCTGTGCATCGACGAAGAATTGGGCGTCATCACCTATTTCAGCCTCGCCTCGGGCTATCTGTCGGGAAAATATCGCGGCGCCGACGACCTCGGTAAAAGCCCGCGCGGCGCGCGCGCCAAGGCCTATCTGGAGGGCAAGGGGCCGGCGATGCTGGCGGCGATGGACCGCATCGCGGGCGAGACCGGCGCGACACTGTCGCAGATCGCGCTCGCCTGGGTCGCGGCGCAGCCCGGCGTCACCGCGCCGATCGCGAGCGCGACAAGTGTCGGCCAGCTCGACGAGATATTGGAAAGCGAGACGTTGGTGCTGACCAGCGAGCAGATTGCGGCGTTGAACGACGCCGGACTGGGGTGA
- a CDS encoding glycerophosphodiester phosphodiesterase, with translation MKGWRAALMLLALSGCGAEPMAAQPTLDGKPPIVIAHRGASGERPEHTLASYRLAIEQGADFIEPDLVLTKDGVLVARHENEISETTDVADHPEFAGRKAVKTIDGKAVTGWFTEDFTLAELKTLRAKERIPQLRGTAHDGQYEIPTFAEILDLLAAVNKGRDHPVGVYPETKHPSYFAAIGLPHEAPLLAILEKYGYRGRTAPVFIQSFEVGNLKAIRAKSDLPLIQLMDGEGGPADDPKATYAMMATPAGLKAVAAYADGIGPNKDMVIPRGAIGTLGDPTVLVRDAHAAGLKVHPWTFRRENYFLPLADKGGLNPAGHGDLAAEIKTYLRTGIDGLFSDNPREAVPAVKEGVPQ, from the coding sequence ATGAAGGGGTGGCGCGCCGCGCTGATGCTGCTGGCGCTCTCGGGCTGCGGCGCTGAGCCGATGGCCGCCCAGCCCACCCTCGACGGCAAGCCGCCGATTGTCATCGCCCATCGCGGCGCCTCGGGCGAGCGGCCCGAGCATACGCTGGCAAGCTACCGCCTCGCGATCGAGCAGGGCGCCGATTTCATCGAACCCGACCTGGTGCTGACCAAGGACGGCGTGCTCGTCGCGCGGCACGAGAACGAGATTTCGGAAACGACCGACGTCGCCGATCATCCCGAGTTTGCGGGCCGCAAGGCGGTGAAGACGATCGACGGCAAGGCGGTGACGGGCTGGTTCACCGAGGATTTCACGCTCGCCGAATTGAAGACGCTGCGCGCGAAGGAACGCATTCCGCAGTTGCGCGGAACCGCGCATGACGGGCAATATGAGATCCCGACCTTTGCCGAAATCCTCGACTTGCTGGCGGCGGTGAACAAGGGGCGCGACCATCCGGTCGGCGTCTACCCCGAGACCAAGCACCCGAGCTATTTCGCCGCGATCGGCCTGCCGCACGAGGCGCCTTTGCTCGCGATCCTCGAAAAATACGGCTATCGCGGCCGCACCGCGCCGGTGTTCATCCAGAGCTTCGAGGTCGGCAACCTCAAGGCGATCCGGGCGAAGAGCGACCTGCCGCTGATCCAGCTCATGGACGGTGAGGGCGGCCCCGCCGACGATCCGAAAGCGACCTATGCGATGATGGCGACCCCGGCGGGGCTGAAAGCGGTCGCGGCCTATGCCGACGGCATCGGGCCGAACAAGGACATGGTCATCCCGCGCGGGGCGATTGGAACGCTCGGCGATCCGACCGTGCTGGTACGCGACGCCCATGCCGCGGGGCTCAAGGTCCATCCCTGGACCTTTCGCCGCGAGAATTATTTCCTGCCGCTCGCCGACAAGGGCGGGCTCAATCCGGCGGGGCATGGCGATCTCGCGGCCGAGATCAAGACCTATCTGAGGACCGGTATCGACGGGCTGTTCAGCGACAACCCGCGCGAAGCGGTGCCGGCAGTGAAGGAAGGAGTTCCCCAATGA
- a CDS encoding ArsC family reductase: protein MTLTIFGISNCDTVKKARRWLDEHGVAHRFHDYRKDGLDAAQLQGWIDTLGWEKLLNKSGTTFRKLPDAEKEGLDAVKAKALMLEQPAMIRRPLVDADGAFSIGFSADDWQQRFAA, encoded by the coding sequence ATGACGTTGACCATATTCGGAATCAGTAACTGCGACACGGTGAAAAAGGCGCGGCGCTGGCTCGACGAGCATGGCGTCGCCCATCGCTTTCACGACTATCGCAAGGACGGCCTCGATGCCGCGCAGCTTCAGGGCTGGATCGATACGCTCGGCTGGGAAAAGCTGCTCAACAAAAGCGGCACGACCTTTCGCAAATTGCCCGATGCGGAGAAAGAGGGACTCGACGCCGTGAAGGCCAAGGCGCTGATGCTCGAGCAGCCGGCGATGATCCGGCGCCCGCTGGTCGATGCCGACGGCGCGTTCAGCATAGGGTTTTCGGCCGATGACTGGCAGCAGCGCTTTGCGGCATGA
- a CDS encoding cyclic nucleotide-binding domain-containing protein — translation MTGFDPAWFGYGALVVLLAASLVARVDHVRLGLAIAALLALPVAILGWHGTGYTLLILAILLVNLGLIARLWLRASKVRFSAEEQLLRERHFDGLGPAAARALIDHGHWISARRGEVLIRENEAAPCLFYLAEGAAAVRRDGQDVGAVADGALIGEATVLDGAHATGTVVLTCNSRLWFIPAAGLRAYLAAQPDVAAALHEGFARALRGKLASANARIADRPPLP, via the coding sequence ATGACCGGTTTCGATCCGGCCTGGTTTGGATATGGGGCGCTTGTCGTGCTGCTGGCGGCAAGCCTCGTCGCGCGGGTCGATCATGTCCGGCTCGGGCTGGCGATCGCGGCGCTGCTCGCGCTGCCCGTCGCCATCCTTGGCTGGCACGGAACGGGCTATACCTTGCTCATCCTTGCCATATTGCTCGTCAATCTCGGCCTGATCGCGCGGCTGTGGCTGCGCGCGAGCAAGGTCCGCTTCTCGGCCGAGGAGCAATTGTTGCGCGAGCGCCATTTCGACGGACTGGGCCCCGCGGCGGCGCGCGCGCTGATCGACCATGGTCACTGGATTTCGGCGCGGCGCGGTGAGGTGCTGATCCGCGAAAATGAGGCGGCGCCCTGCCTCTTCTATCTCGCTGAGGGTGCGGCGGCGGTCCGCCGCGACGGTCAGGACGTCGGCGCGGTCGCCGACGGCGCGCTGATCGGCGAGGCGACGGTGCTCGACGGCGCCCACGCGACCGGCACGGTCGTGCTGACCTGCAATTCGCGGCTGTGGTTCATCCCGGCGGCGGGATTGCGCGCCTATCTCGCCGCCCAGCCCGACGTCGCCGCCGCGCTCCATGAAGGCTTCGCGCGCGCGCTGCGCGGAAAATTGGCAAGCGCCAACGCCCGCATTGCCGACCGGCCGCCCCTGCCCTAG
- a CDS encoding class II 3-deoxy-7-phosphoheptulonate synthase, which produces MTQSWQPQSWRTHEARQLPTYQDAAALAAAEKELSSYPPLVFAGEARDLTAELGRVAEGKAFLLQGGDCAESFAEFHPNNIRDTFRVLLQMAVVLTFASKMPVVKLGRMAGQFAKPRSADMEDVDGVELPSYRGDIINDIGFEAAGREPDPARMIKAYNQSAATLNLLRAFANGGYANLHQVNAWTHDFMDRSPWAKKYQETAGRISEALAFMEACGVTPETVPQIKGTSFYTSHEALLLPYEQALTRQDSLTGGWYDTSGHFLWVGDRTRFEGSAHIEYLRGIGNPVGMKCGPSLEPDVLLRLLDTLNPNHVPGRMTLITRYGHDKIEAHLPKLVRAVKESGHPVVWSCDPMHGNVIKTSTGYKTRPFERILAEVRGFFAVHRAEGTHGGGIHIEMTGQNVTECTGGAMDVTQMDLADRYHTHCDPRLNAGQSLELAFLLAEMLNQEMSDRAKQAA; this is translated from the coding sequence ATGACGCAATCATGGCAACCGCAGAGCTGGCGCACGCACGAAGCGCGGCAGCTTCCCACCTATCAGGACGCCGCCGCGCTGGCGGCTGCCGAAAAGGAGCTGTCGAGCTATCCGCCGCTGGTCTTTGCCGGCGAGGCGCGTGACCTGACCGCCGAACTCGGCCGCGTGGCGGAAGGCAAGGCCTTCCTGCTCCAGGGCGGCGACTGCGCCGAAAGCTTTGCCGAATTCCATCCGAACAACATTCGCGACACCTTCCGCGTCCTGCTCCAGATGGCCGTCGTGCTGACCTTCGCATCGAAAATGCCGGTGGTGAAGCTCGGCCGCATGGCGGGCCAGTTCGCCAAGCCGCGCTCGGCCGACATGGAAGATGTGGATGGCGTCGAACTGCCCAGCTATCGCGGCGACATCATCAACGACATCGGTTTCGAGGCGGCGGGCCGCGAGCCCGACCCGGCGCGGATGATCAAGGCGTATAACCAGTCAGCGGCGACGCTCAATCTGCTGCGCGCCTTCGCGAACGGCGGCTACGCGAATCTGCATCAGGTCAACGCTTGGACGCATGACTTCATGGACCGCAGCCCGTGGGCGAAGAAATATCAGGAAACCGCGGGGCGGATTTCCGAAGCCCTCGCCTTCATGGAAGCGTGTGGGGTCACGCCCGAGACGGTGCCGCAGATCAAGGGCACCAGCTTCTACACCAGCCACGAGGCGCTGCTGCTCCCCTATGAGCAGGCGCTGACACGGCAGGACAGCCTGACCGGCGGCTGGTACGACACCTCGGGCCATTTCCTGTGGGTCGGCGACCGCACCCGCTTCGAGGGGTCGGCGCATATTGAATATCTGCGCGGCATCGGCAATCCGGTCGGCATGAAATGCGGGCCAAGCCTCGAGCCCGACGTGCTGCTGCGCCTGCTCGACACGCTGAACCCCAATCATGTGCCGGGGCGGATGACGCTGATCACCCGCTACGGCCACGACAAGATCGAGGCGCATCTGCCGAAGCTGGTGCGCGCGGTGAAGGAATCGGGGCATCCGGTCGTCTGGTCGTGCGACCCGATGCACGGCAACGTCATCAAGACCTCGACCGGCTACAAGACGCGGCCCTTCGAGCGCATCCTCGCCGAGGTGCGCGGCTTCTTCGCCGTGCACCGCGCCGAGGGCACGCATGGCGGCGGCATCCATATCGAGATGACCGGCCAGAACGTCACCGAATGCACCGGCGGCGCGATGGACGTGACCCAGATGGACCTCGCCGACCGCTATCACACGCACTGCGACCCGCGGCTCAATGCGGGGCAGTCGCTGGAACTGGCGTTCCTGCTGGCGGAAATGCTCAATCAGGAAATGTCGGACCGGGCGAAGCAGGCGGCCTGA
- a CDS encoding M28 family peptidase — translation MKILPFRAAIAAAALIAIAPASYAKDADAPVTEAELADHIRILSSDAFEGRGPGTEGEDRTIAYIVGEWAKAGLEPVPGSATPWLQGVPLVETQATGGSATFKAGGGDLAFDDDGIVLTGRDASVSLADVPVVFVGYGIDGAGRVNADVKGKLAIMLFDAAPFGKDLPRYRERRQMLADAGAAGVLVIATDAVPWWQLREAASRTTTRLASAKAGASVTGFLSPEAADALFKRAGRDGAALGAAAKAAGYKGALLPVTADITATATVRAYQSNNIIAKLPGAKPDGKAVLFLGHWDHLGICAPDDPKDRICNGAVDNASGIAVLIAVAKRLAGGARPDRDIYFMATTSEEKGLLGAHWFADYPVVPLSDITVALNIDTIAISPRGTPVATIGRGKPAYDAMVRAVAGELGRKIDDDGEADPFIQRQDGWALGAKGVTSLMVGGSFSDMALLEKFLGSDYHEPADEFSDKVPLGGAAEDADLHVALGRAFADTQRWPGKAK, via the coding sequence ATGAAAATCCTCCCGTTCCGGGCCGCCATCGCGGCCGCCGCCCTGATCGCCATCGCGCCCGCAAGTTACGCGAAGGATGCCGATGCGCCGGTCACCGAGGCCGAACTCGCGGACCATATCCGCATTCTTTCCAGCGATGCCTTCGAGGGGCGCGGGCCCGGCACCGAGGGGGAGGATCGCACCATCGCCTATATCGTCGGCGAATGGGCGAAGGCGGGGCTCGAGCCCGTTCCGGGTAGCGCGACGCCGTGGCTCCAGGGGGTGCCGCTGGTCGAGACGCAGGCAACGGGGGGAAGCGCAACGTTCAAGGCCGGCGGCGGCGATCTGGCGTTCGACGACGACGGCATCGTCCTGACCGGCCGCGACGCGTCGGTGTCGCTCGCGGACGTGCCGGTCGTCTTCGTGGGATACGGCATCGACGGCGCGGGCAGGGTGAACGCGGACGTCAAAGGCAAGCTCGCGATCATGCTTTTCGACGCCGCGCCGTTCGGCAAGGATTTGCCGCGCTATCGCGAACGGCGGCAGATGCTCGCCGATGCGGGCGCGGCGGGAGTGCTCGTCATCGCGACCGACGCGGTGCCGTGGTGGCAGCTTCGCGAGGCGGCGAGCCGCACGACGACGCGGCTGGCATCCGCAAAGGCGGGCGCGTCGGTCACCGGCTTCCTGTCGCCCGAAGCCGCCGACGCCCTGTTCAAGCGGGCGGGGCGGGACGGCGCCGCGCTCGGCGCGGCGGCTAAGGCGGCGGGTTACAAGGGCGCCTTGCTGCCCGTGACCGCCGACATCACGGCGACGGCAACCGTGCGCGCCTACCAGAGCAACAACATCATCGCCAAGCTGCCCGGTGCAAAGCCCGACGGCAAGGCGGTGCTGTTCCTCGGTCACTGGGACCATCTCGGCATCTGCGCCCCCGACGATCCGAAAGATCGCATCTGCAACGGCGCGGTCGATAATGCGAGCGGGATCGCGGTGCTGATCGCGGTCGCAAAGCGGCTCGCCGGCGGCGCGCGGCCCGATCGCGACATCTATTTCATGGCGACGACCTCGGAGGAGAAGGGGCTGCTCGGCGCACACTGGTTCGCCGACTATCCGGTCGTGCCGCTTTCGGATATCACCGTCGCGCTCAACATCGACACCATAGCCATCTCTCCGCGCGGCACCCCGGTCGCGACGATCGGCCGCGGCAAGCCCGCCTATGACGCGATGGTGCGCGCGGTCGCGGGCGAACTCGGCCGCAAGATCGACGACGACGGCGAGGCCGATCCCTTCATTCAGCGGCAGGACGGCTGGGCGCTCGGCGCCAAGGGCGTGACCTCGCTGATGGTCGGCGGCAGCTTTTCGGACATGGCGCTGCTCGAAAAATTCCTCGGCAGCGACTATCACGAGCCCGCCGACGAATTCTCCGACAAGGTGCCGCTCGGCGGCGCGGCCGAGGATGCCGACCTGCACGTCGCGCTGGGCCGCGCCTTCGCTGATACGCAGCGCTGGCCGGGGAAAGCCAAATAA
- a CDS encoding CoA ester lyase, with translation MTDFAPRSLLYVPGSNARALDKARGLAADMLIIDLEDAVPADRKAEACAAMRAAVAAGFPGKRVAVRINGTGSEHQADDLAAVAGLALDAVVLPKVDAPSDLDPARPLGVPLLAMIETPAAIYAARAIAADPATHGLIAGLNDLAHELKLPDGMDRGAMSHAIQAIVLAARAGGVWCFDGVYNAIDDAAGFAAEAAEGRRLGFDGKTLIHPSQVDPCNTAFAPSPREIAAAEALVAAATGGAQRHEGRMIEDMHVAAARALLKRR, from the coding sequence ATGACCGACTTTGCTCCCCGCTCGCTCCTTTATGTTCCCGGCTCGAACGCCCGCGCGCTCGACAAGGCGCGGGGGCTCGCCGCCGACATGCTGATCATCGACCTCGAGGATGCGGTTCCGGCCGACCGCAAGGCGGAGGCGTGCGCCGCGATGCGCGCGGCGGTCGCGGCGGGCTTTCCCGGCAAACGCGTCGCGGTGCGGATCAACGGAACGGGCAGCGAGCATCAGGCCGACGACCTTGCCGCTGTCGCCGGGCTGGCGCTGGATGCCGTGGTGCTGCCGAAGGTCGACGCGCCGTCGGATCTCGACCCGGCGCGCCCGCTCGGCGTGCCGCTGCTGGCGATGATCGAGACCCCGGCCGCCATCTATGCGGCGCGCGCTATCGCCGCCGATCCCGCGACGCACGGGCTGATCGCGGGGCTCAACGACCTTGCGCACGAACTGAAGCTGCCCGATGGCATGGACCGCGGTGCGATGAGCCATGCGATTCAGGCGATCGTGCTCGCGGCGCGCGCGGGCGGCGTCTGGTGCTTCGACGGCGTCTATAATGCGATCGACGATGCGGCGGGCTTCGCAGCGGAAGCGGCCGAGGGGCGACGGCTCGGCTTCGACGGCAAGACACTGATCCACCCGTCGCAGGTCGACCCGTGCAATACTGCCTTCGCACCCTCGCCGCGCGAGATCGCTGCGGCCGAGGCGCTGGTCGCGGCTGCGACCGGCGGCGCGCAGCGGCACGAGGGACGGATGATCGAGGACATGCACGTCGCCGCCGCCCGCGCGTTGCTGAAACGCCGGTAA